A genomic window from Pecten maximus chromosome 4, xPecMax1.1, whole genome shotgun sequence includes:
- the LOC117326031 gene encoding pheromone-processing carboxypeptidase KEX1-like — protein MKSVRILTLVGLALLCMMLTVQADDGDNSDENTSDKPRHPSGDDHFGYKDDDDDDDYDKDCDDDDDDYKMGEKGRMGDDMHHKKGEKDHDGDSKEDGDKDHSGESKEDKDEYNEHSKRKQCHRKKIAKILIIVGASIAVIGTGVGLAICCVRHKRQRMRSVSESKTNLHVPGGRENVYVVAEVPTAPEKKPSALDFPVVSHAPLPGKE, from the exons ATGAAGTCTGTACGAATATTGACCCTAGTGGGGCTGGCCCTCCTTTGTATGATGCTCACTGTCCAGGCAGATGATG GTGACAACAGTGATGAGAACACGAGTGATAAACCACGCCATCCTTCCGGAGATG ATCATTTTGGCTACAAAGAcgatgatgacgacgatgatTATGATAAGGATtgcgacgacgacgacgacgattaTAAAATGGGAGAAAAGGGAAGGATGGGAGATGACATGCACCACAAGAAAGGAGAAAAGGACCATGATGGGGATAGCAAGGAGGACGGTGATAAGGACCATAGTGGCGAAAGCAAGGAAGACAAAGATGAATACAACGAACACAGTAAACGCAAACAATGCCACCGCAAGAAAATCGCCAAGATCTTAATCATCGTCGGCGCTAGCATTGCTGTCATCGGTACAGGTGTCGGCTTGGCTATCTG TTGTGTGCGCCACAAACGTCAAAGGATGAGGAGCGTGAGCGAGTCCAAGACTAATCTGCACGTGCCAGGAGGCCGCGAGAATGTATATGTCGTCGCAGAAGTGCCCACCGCACCCGAAAAGAAACCGTCCGCACTCGACTTCCCCGTAGTCTCGCACGCTCCCCTCCCAGGAAAGGAGTAA